The following proteins are co-located in the Chlorocebus sabaeus isolate Y175 chromosome 21, mChlSab1.0.hap1, whole genome shotgun sequence genome:
- the LOC119621561 gene encoding uncharacterized protein — protein sequence MSTEFESHLGAVTVDRCHTGDREAASHVPWLPLLEVPRVVTPASVQLSLLFSLTPSQKTLLQGPPSSGDLTLSASPGRTPVFFPRSPQPCAGPGGGSTFQAEFACKVLGVPLPLPRMASRGPGLHADLSCAVSAAQALPASGGAHPSQEAGTSGRAPPRSISVLPAGSVGGMRRFPRAALVVDILMQSVINASFSSSHYWLLKGFFRLSKNSRLVRGQHLLPPTPPAARDRQGGAHLHSGAQPGKVPGRCGLLCRSCPGSVDSSPHLNHRWLLSWFWVTELQGSHGDTGHYGPHSTFTTWTLTREWDWGQECVLIDVRNLNPTCSQKGPIAMQLQPTYRD from the coding sequence ATGTCTACTGAATTTGAGAGTCACCTGGGGGCTGTCACGGTAGACAGATGCCACACGGGAGACAGAGAAGCCGCATCCCATGTCCCATGGCTGCCCTTATTGGAAGTTCCACGTGTTGTGACCCCTGCCTCTGTCCAATTATCTCTTCTGTTCTCTTTGACTCCTTCCCAGAAGACGCTCCTGCAGGGCCCTCCAAGCTCTGGGGACCTGACTTTATCAGCCTCTCCAGGGAGGACACCTGTTTTCTTCCCCCGTTCCCCGCAGCCCTGCGCGGGTCCTGGTGGTGGCTCTACCTTCCAGGCCGAGTTCGCCTGCAAGGTCTTGGGGgtgcccctccccctccccagaaTGGCATCACGAGGCCCGGGCCTCCATGCAGACCTGTCCTGTGCCGTCTCAGCCGCCCAAGCACTCCCTGCCAGCGGTGGGGCACATCCATCCCAGGAGGCCGGGACCTCGGGGAGAGCCCCCCCACGCTCCATTTCTGTCCTCCCCGCGGGCTCTGTGGGTGGAATGCGCCGCTTCCCACGTGCTGCCCTTGTCGTTGACATTCTGATGCAGTCTGTAATCAACGCAAGCTTCAGCTCCTCTCATTACTGGCTCTTGAAGGGATTCTTCAGACTCAGCAAGAACAGCCGCCTCGTCAGAGGACAGCATCTGCTCCCCCCGaccccgcccgccgcccgcgaCAGACAGGGGGGTGCGCATTTGCATTCGGGTGCTCAGCCCGGGAAGGTGCCCGGGAGGTGCGGCCTGCTCTGCCGCTCCTGTCCGGGCTCCGTGGACTCTTCCCCTCACCTGAACCACAGGTGGCTCCTGTCCTGGTTCTGGGTCACGGAGCTGCAGGGTTCTCATGGGGACACTGGGCACTACGGTCCCCACTCCACCTTTACAACATGGACTCTGACCAGGGAATGGGACTGGGGGCAGGAGTGTGTCCTCATAGATGTACGTAATTTAAACCCCACATGTTCCCAAAAAGGACCTATCGCAATGCAATTACAACCCACATATCGTGattaa